In Bacteroidota bacterium, a single genomic region encodes these proteins:
- a CDS encoding GNAT family N-acetyltransferase: MTEKFTFRIGNLNDLNQIKDLTLIAYMQFQNVLTKENVDAMDKNLGSVNTYTELFKTATCFVCENKSSIIGSAFLVPHGNPYKWFDAECSFIRLVAVHPKYEGNGIGKKLTQLCIERAIETGENVITLHTSEFHNAARHIYESFGFIKIKDLDLIFGKKYYLYTLQLK, translated from the coding sequence ATGACAGAAAAATTTACATTCCGGATTGGAAACTTAAACGACTTAAATCAGATTAAGGATTTAACCTTAATTGCTTACATGCAATTTCAAAATGTGCTTACAAAAGAGAACGTCGATGCAATGGATAAAAACCTGGGCAGTGTAAATACTTACACGGAACTTTTCAAAACCGCTACCTGTTTTGTATGCGAGAATAAAAGTAGCATTATAGGCTCTGCATTTTTGGTTCCCCATGGGAATCCTTATAAGTGGTTTGATGCTGAATGTTCCTTCATAAGGTTGGTAGCTGTTCATCCAAAATACGAAGGAAATGGAATAGGAAAAAAGCTAACACAATTATGTATTGAAAGGGCAATTGAAACGGGTGAAAATGTAATTACCTTGCATACTTCGGAATTCCATAATGCAGCAAGACATATTTACGAAAGCTTTGGTTTTATTAAGATTAAAGATCTTGACTTGATTTTTGGCAAAAAATATTATTTATATACTTTACAATTAAAATAG
- a CDS encoding pyridoxamine 5'-phosphate oxidase family protein, protein MEFNKVVRGEKRAMNDVTSVHAILDAGFLCHVAFQHQGQTMMIPTAYGREEDCLYLHGSTKNFMLNQIVDGQTICISVTHLDGIVLAKSLFHTSVNYRSVVLFGKAFLLEDENERIQGMKIITENIVPGRWDEVELGNESQLKATMVIKFRIERASAKIRNEGPLGDDEIKEEVWSGHIPIAMKALQPIQDNKFGLALEMSDSVKMYYEKNKQS, encoded by the coding sequence ATGGAATTTAATAAAGTCGTAAGAGGTGAAAAAAGAGCAATGAATGATGTAACAAGTGTTCATGCAATTTTAGACGCTGGTTTTTTGTGTCATGTAGCATTTCAACATCAAGGGCAAACTATGATGATTCCTACTGCTTATGGCAGAGAAGAAGATTGTTTGTATTTACATGGCTCAACAAAGAACTTTATGCTAAATCAAATAGTAGATGGACAAACCATTTGCATTTCGGTTACCCACCTAGATGGAATTGTTTTAGCAAAATCATTATTTCATACTTCTGTGAATTATCGTTCTGTTGTTTTGTTTGGTAAAGCGTTTTTGCTAGAAGATGAAAACGAGAGAATCCAAGGAATGAAAATCATTACAGAAAATATTGTTCCAGGAAGATGGGATGAAGTGGAGTTGGGAAATGAATCACAATTGAAAGCAACCATGGTAATCAAGTTTAGAATTGAAAGGGCATCAGCAAAGATTAGAAACGAAGGTCCATTGGGGGATGATGAAATTAAAGAAGAAGTATGGAGTGGGCACATTCCCATAGCCATGAAAGCTCTGCAGCCTATACAAGACAATAAGTTTGGGCTTGCATTAGAAATGAGTGATAGTGTTAAAATGTATTATGAGAAGAATAAGCAATCATGA
- a CDS encoding amino acid racemase, with protein MKTLGLIGGISYHSTAVYYNLINQQMNQKLGGNQAAKIMLYSLNYADFKALQSKNDWNGIESMLSRIAITLEKAGADCILLCCNTAHLIAIELSQKINIPFLHIANETAREIVRKKYNKVGLIGTKFILENPFFMDALSKEGIETIIPNTMEQSYIHDIILDEMSKGVLSNRSKELLLLAIQNLKGVGAQAVVFGCTEIGIFITPSDCDLKIFDTTKIHVSAAVDFATQIQRQKLYQ; from the coding sequence ATGAAAACGTTAGGACTAATAGGTGGTATAAGTTATCATTCTACTGCAGTTTATTACAACTTAATTAATCAACAAATGAATCAAAAATTAGGAGGTAATCAAGCAGCAAAAATAATGTTGTATTCCTTAAATTATGCTGACTTTAAAGCACTTCAATCAAAAAATGATTGGAATGGAATTGAAAGTATGTTGAGTAGAATTGCAATAACCCTTGAGAAAGCAGGTGCTGATTGTATCCTGCTTTGTTGCAATACGGCACATTTAATTGCTATAGAACTATCCCAAAAAATTAATATTCCATTTCTGCATATTGCAAATGAAACTGCAAGGGAAATTGTACGAAAAAAATATAATAAAGTGGGATTAATTGGAACTAAGTTTATACTGGAAAATCCATTTTTTATGGATGCGCTTTCTAAAGAAGGAATAGAAACCATTATCCCAAACACCATGGAGCAATCCTACATACATGACATTATTCTTGATGAGATGTCAAAAGGTGTGTTATCGAATCGGTCGAAGGAACTGCTTCTATTGGCCATTCAAAATTTAAAAGGAGTGGGGGCTCAAGCGGTAGTATTTGGTTGTACTGAGATTGGAATCTTTATAACGCCATCCGATTGTGATCTAAAAATATTTGATACAACTAAGATTCATGTTTCAGCAGCGGTTGACTTTGCCACTCAAATCCAAAGACAAAAACTTTATCAATGA
- a CDS encoding GNAT family N-acetyltransferase produces the protein MNWINSDTILKGDLVELIPLKKNHFVELEHIAREMRIWEFIPIDMSTKEKCLQTFATAMLEKEKGTQLPFVIWNKQEKKIIGSTRLMEIYPAHKKMEIGWTWLHPDYWATAVNLECKLLLLTFCFEELKAIRVQLKTDENNIRSQKAIKKIGGQFEGILRNDWIRYNGTIRNSFYFSIIYTEWENAKKKLKGLVQNKMKA, from the coding sequence ATGAATTGGATTAACTCAGATACAATTTTAAAAGGAGATTTAGTTGAACTCATTCCTTTGAAAAAGAATCACTTTGTAGAATTAGAACATATCGCAAGAGAAATGAGAATTTGGGAATTCATTCCAATTGATATGAGCACCAAGGAAAAGTGTTTGCAAACTTTTGCAACTGCAATGCTTGAAAAAGAAAAGGGAACTCAACTTCCATTTGTGATATGGAATAAGCAAGAGAAGAAAATAATTGGCAGTACAAGGCTAATGGAAATATATCCGGCACATAAAAAAATGGAAATTGGCTGGACATGGCTTCACCCCGATTATTGGGCAACAGCTGTGAATTTGGAATGTAAATTACTCTTGCTGACGTTTTGTTTTGAAGAATTAAAAGCCATTCGAGTGCAATTAAAAACGGATGAAAATAATATTCGTTCGCAAAAAGCAATTAAAAAAATTGGTGGGCAATTTGAAGGAATATTGCGGAACGATTGGATAAGATATAACGGAACAATTAGAAACTCTTTTTATTTCAGCATCATTTATACAGAGTGGGAGAATGCGAAAAAAAAATTAAAAGGGCTCGTTCAAAATAAAATGAAAGCATGA
- a CDS encoding GNAT family N-acetyltransferase codes for MNITYNRATLADIQTLVDNRILFALELGGEQPQEKIVDLKSQMTTYFSKATADNSCISILAKSNGIVAGIGSVHIRDMPGNFKNPSGKWGYIMNMYTVPQYRRKSICKSILTLLVEEGKKCGVTAFELHATKEGEKVYTQEGFIYHNEPTLRKWINSNS; via the coding sequence ATGAATATAACCTACAATAGAGCCACACTAGCAGATATTCAAACATTAGTTGATAATAGAATTTTATTTGCGCTTGAATTAGGAGGCGAACAGCCACAGGAGAAAATAGTAGATTTGAAAAGTCAAATGACCACCTATTTTTCAAAAGCAACGGCTGATAATAGTTGCATTTCCATCCTAGCAAAAAGCAATGGAATTGTTGCAGGAATAGGTTCAGTTCACATAAGAGACATGCCCGGTAATTTTAAGAATCCATCCGGCAAATGGGGCTACATAATGAATATGTATACTGTCCCTCAATATAGAAGAAAGAGTATTTGCAAAAGCATTCTAACTCTATTAGTGGAAGAAGGAAAGAAATGCGGAGTAACAGCTTTTGAGTTACATGCAACGAAGGAGGGAGAAAAAGTTTATACACAGGAAGGGTTTATTTATCACAACGAACCTACCTTAAGGAAATGGATAAATTCAAATAGTTAA
- the gatB gene encoding Asp-tRNA(Asn)/Glu-tRNA(Gln) amidotransferase subunit GatB, whose protein sequence is MEKYEAVIGLEVHIQLLTKSKAYASDSTEYGTLPNTNVSVITLGHPGTLPKSNKKVIEFAVKLGLACKCDIQEENQYARKNYFYADLPKGYQITQDKTPICTKGYITIKMKDGGTKQINLTRIHMEEDAGKSMHDQDAFDSLIDLNRAGVALLEMVSEPELRSGEEAYAYLTEVRKLVRYLEICDGNMEEGSMRCDANISVRLKGDSKFGKRVEVKNMNSIRNVQRAIEFEIQRQIAEVEVGNEISQDTRSFEAESGTTFILRSKEMANDYRYFPEPDLQPVIVSKAYIEEVRKILPPLPNDLHKKYVAEFGLSEYDATVITDTKETALYFEELTASTKNYKAAANWLMGPIRSYINENAFHLNQFPISAKRICDLIELIDSGKVSHTLALQQVFPKLIENPNKSPLSIAEENNLVSVSDENSLTEFVKLAIAKYPEKVKEYKAGKVNLAALFMGEVMKLSKGKADPKLASSLVSKMLDETN, encoded by the coding sequence GTGGAAAAATACGAAGCTGTTATTGGATTAGAAGTTCACATTCAATTGCTCACGAAAAGTAAGGCTTATGCCAGCGACTCTACCGAGTATGGTACTTTGCCCAATACCAATGTGAGTGTGATTACTCTAGGGCATCCCGGAACTTTGCCTAAATCGAACAAAAAAGTAATTGAATTTGCGGTGAAGCTGGGATTGGCTTGCAAATGCGACATACAGGAAGAAAATCAGTATGCGCGCAAAAATTATTTTTATGCGGATTTACCCAAGGGCTATCAAATAACCCAAGATAAAACTCCTATTTGTACCAAGGGTTATATTACCATAAAGATGAAAGATGGTGGTACAAAACAAATTAACCTCACACGCATTCACATGGAGGAAGATGCCGGAAAAAGCATGCACGACCAAGATGCCTTTGATTCGCTTATTGATTTGAATAGAGCGGGCGTTGCGCTTTTGGAAATGGTGAGTGAACCGGAGTTGCGTTCGGGCGAAGAAGCTTATGCCTACCTCACCGAAGTGCGTAAACTCGTGCGTTACCTCGAAATTTGCGACGGAAATATGGAAGAAGGAAGTATGCGTTGCGATGCCAATATTTCGGTACGATTAAAAGGCGATTCAAAATTTGGCAAACGCGTGGAAGTAAAAAACATGAACTCCATTCGCAATGTGCAACGTGCTATCGAATTTGAAATTCAACGCCAAATTGCAGAAGTGGAAGTCGGCAATGAAATCAGTCAGGACACCCGCAGTTTTGAAGCCGAAAGCGGAACAACTTTTATACTTCGAAGTAAAGAAATGGCTAACGATTACCGTTACTTTCCTGAGCCGGATTTACAACCGGTTATTGTTTCGAAAGCCTATATTGAAGAAGTGCGCAAAATATTGCCACCTCTGCCAAATGATTTACATAAAAAATATGTTGCCGAATTTGGACTTTCGGAATACGATGCAACTGTGATCACCGATACGAAAGAAACAGCATTGTATTTTGAGGAGCTAACGGCTTCTACTAAAAACTACAAGGCGGCAGCGAATTGGTTGATGGGCCCCATTCGTTCGTACATCAACGAAAACGCATTTCATTTAAATCAGTTTCCGATTTCAGCTAAGCGCATTTGTGACCTCATTGAATTGATAGATTCAGGAAAAGTGAGTCATACTTTGGCCTTGCAGCAAGTGTTTCCTAAACTAATCGAAAACCCAAATAAATCGCCACTTTCGATTGCAGAAGAAAACAATTTGGTTTCGGTGAGCGATGAGAATTCCTTGACTGAATTTGTGAAATTAGCCATAGCAAAATATCCCGAAAAGGTAAAAGAATACAAAGCCGGAAAAGTAAATTTGGCGGCACTATTTATGGGCGAAGTAATGAAGCTTTCGAAAGGAAAGGCAGACCCGAAACTAGCCAGCAGCTTGGTAAGCAAAATGCTGGACGAAACGAATTAA
- a CDS encoding AhpC/TSA family protein, protein MKKICFPLFLLSIIFISCSNTPQGENIVGKMSNSSGEKIFIDELTPISINPRDSAIVAADGSFSFKIKIPELGFYRLRLDNSNFALLLLDSNDHIDFTADAKKFAGSYQVKGSANSEKIATVNYVLQRNFYIGDSLKKVYATYQGSPKIDSVGRALDMQYNQVKMNESVFLKKFINENSSSLASLAVIDRLSAETDVEYFVKLDQGLMAKYPNSTYAKLFHTRVSEMNKLGIGSVAPDIKLETPEGQTVALSSYKGKVVLVDFWASWCRPCRAENPNVVKAYKAFHAKGFDVLGVSLDKDKAAWQKAIADDHLTWTHISDLGMWSSSVVKLYNISGIPFSVLLDKEGKIVAKGLRGEELENAIRKLLP, encoded by the coding sequence ATGAAAAAAATTTGCTTTCCTCTTTTTCTCCTTTCTATAATTTTTATTTCTTGCTCCAACACGCCACAAGGTGAAAACATTGTGGGTAAAATGAGTAACAGTAGCGGCGAAAAAATATTTATCGATGAACTTACTCCAATTAGCATTAACCCAAGAGATAGTGCAATTGTTGCTGCTGACGGCTCCTTTTCGTTTAAAATAAAAATTCCTGAATTGGGTTTTTATCGTTTACGCCTCGATAACAGCAATTTTGCATTACTGCTTTTGGATAGTAACGACCATATTGATTTTACAGCAGATGCGAAAAAATTTGCCGGCAGTTATCAAGTAAAAGGCTCTGCGAACAGCGAAAAAATTGCAACCGTAAACTATGTATTGCAACGCAATTTTTATATTGGTGATTCCCTTAAAAAAGTCTACGCCACGTATCAAGGAAGCCCTAAAATAGACAGTGTGGGTCGAGCTTTGGATATGCAATATAATCAGGTAAAAATGAATGAGTCGGTATTCCTTAAAAAGTTTATCAACGAAAATAGTTCATCCCTTGCATCGCTTGCTGTTATTGACCGCCTGAGTGCCGAGACAGATGTGGAATATTTTGTAAAATTGGATCAAGGATTGATGGCAAAATATCCCAACTCTACTTATGCCAAACTTTTTCATACACGTGTATCGGAGATGAATAAATTGGGTATTGGAAGTGTTGCACCCGATATTAAATTGGAAACACCCGAAGGGCAAACGGTTGCGCTTTCTTCTTACAAAGGAAAAGTGGTTTTGGTTGATTTTTGGGCTTCGTGGTGCAGGCCTTGTAGAGCAGAAAACCCAAATGTTGTAAAAGCGTATAAAGCTTTTCATGCAAAGGGTTTTGATGTGCTTGGCGTTTCCTTGGATAAAGATAAAGCTGCTTGGCAAAAAGCAATTGCCGATGATCATTTAACCTGGACACACATCAGTGATTTAGGCATGTGGAGTTCTTCGGTTGTTAAACTTTATAACATAAGTGGAATACCATTTAGTGTATTATTAGATAAAGAAGGAAAAATTGTTGCAAAGGGCTTGCGTGGTGAAGAATTAGAAAACGCCATTCGCAAACTGCTTCCATAA
- a CDS encoding M1 family metallopeptidase yields MIHESRSESAPSKQTSFTKGVVFSLTFAFLLCFQLCCFSLAAKTYFQQDVTYRIHVTLNDVTHELSADEEIEYRNNSNQTLQEIYIHLWPNAYKDDQTALAKQLLENGETTFYYSKPESRGYINGLNFKVDNESVEFIYDSVHQDEGRIVLKKALASGEKITISTTFHIKLPSASISRLGHIGQQYMISQWFPKPAVFDAQGWHAFPYLDQGEFYSEFGNFDVSITLPKNYVVGASGVLQDSSEISWMNEKAKEEFVESDDLSFPNSDTALKTLHFKAEKVHDFAWFADKRYHVLNAEIELPESKRKISTWMLFTNSQSAYWKHCSDYVKETLVNYSNWLGDYPYSQITLVDGTIAAGGGMEYPMIAVLGEAITLKDFEYTVVHEVGHNWFYGILGNNERNNPWMDEGLNTYYNLRLMEQLYPKASFVDAYISESYVRFAHLAQYSSKTQYVLAYLSAARKNVDQTITLPATSFTDANYGSSVYSKSGFIFNYLANYLGETLFDSLMHNYYETWKFKHPQPNDLREIFEKGSSKNLDWFFADLLSSKKKLDYKISVIHKTDSNFVVKIKNKAAISGPFALSAIKIKEVVKTVWLDGFEGTKQVAFPIGDYSFLEIDKAWNMPEIRRSNNVIRTRGIFKKIEPLQLQFIGSIENTEKTTINYFPVVGYNQYNNFMAGMALYNHALIQKRFEYLVMPMYAVGSNDLNGSIQLTYHWNPNGILQAIEPHVVFKKYSYRNRPVQLGFVHAAAGIDFNFRKKNVRSPLFQKIKIRNANIWEDTAPYNYAEKQYKKDSYANNYFINSLFYSLKNKRTINPFEIGIGIEQGNNYAKSTLEALYHFSYEHRRKAAEIRVFGGKFIYEANASAQFGFTMNGNNDYAYDNIYLGRNDVEGIFNQQFYMKDAGFKNLTLTPNSMDWMLAANIFIPAPGKIPFAFYSDIGKAASSDKLDYDWGVALVIYRNIFEIYAPIQQSSDLNQLNYFEKIRFVLHLNALNPIEQLKNYFN; encoded by the coding sequence ATGATTCACGAAAGCCGGAGTGAGTCCGCACCCAGTAAACAAACAAGCTTTACAAAAGGAGTAGTATTCAGTTTAACTTTTGCTTTCCTTCTTTGCTTTCAATTGTGCTGTTTTTCACTTGCAGCGAAAACTTATTTTCAACAAGATGTTACGTATCGCATTCATGTTACTTTAAATGATGTAACCCATGAACTGAGCGCCGATGAGGAGATTGAGTACCGTAACAATTCAAACCAAACACTTCAGGAAATTTATATTCACCTTTGGCCAAATGCCTATAAAGATGATCAAACTGCGCTGGCTAAGCAATTGCTGGAGAATGGTGAAACTACTTTTTATTACTCGAAACCCGAATCACGTGGATACATTAATGGACTAAATTTTAAAGTAGATAACGAATCAGTTGAATTTATTTATGATTCCGTGCACCAAGATGAGGGAAGAATTGTATTAAAAAAAGCACTTGCTTCGGGCGAAAAAATTACCATCAGCACCACCTTTCATATTAAGTTACCAAGTGCTTCCATTTCGCGCTTGGGACATATAGGGCAGCAATATATGATATCGCAATGGTTCCCCAAACCGGCAGTTTTTGATGCCCAAGGATGGCATGCCTTTCCTTATCTTGATCAAGGTGAATTTTACAGTGAGTTTGGAAATTTTGATGTTTCAATAACCCTCCCTAAAAATTATGTTGTAGGCGCAAGCGGTGTATTGCAAGATTCAAGTGAAATTAGCTGGATGAATGAAAAGGCGAAAGAAGAATTTGTTGAATCCGATGATTTAAGTTTCCCCAATTCAGACACTGCGCTAAAAACCCTGCATTTCAAAGCCGAAAAGGTGCATGATTTTGCTTGGTTTGCCGATAAAAGGTATCATGTGTTGAATGCAGAAATTGAGTTGCCTGAATCCAAACGAAAAATTAGCACCTGGATGCTTTTTACAAATTCACAAAGCGCCTATTGGAAGCACTGTTCAGATTATGTGAAAGAAACGCTTGTAAATTATTCCAACTGGTTGGGTGACTATCCTTACTCACAAATTACGCTGGTTGATGGCACAATAGCTGCTGGAGGAGGAATGGAATATCCGATGATTGCAGTGTTGGGCGAAGCAATTACTTTAAAAGATTTTGAATATACTGTGGTGCATGAAGTGGGGCACAATTGGTTTTATGGAATACTTGGAAACAATGAACGCAATAATCCCTGGATGGATGAAGGGCTAAATACCTATTATAATTTACGGCTCATGGAACAGCTCTATCCAAAAGCTAGTTTTGTAGATGCATATATAAGTGAAAGTTATGTTCGTTTTGCGCACCTTGCGCAGTATTCTTCTAAAACACAATATGTGTTAGCTTATTTAAGCGCTGCCCGAAAAAATGTGGATCAAACAATTACGCTCCCTGCCACAAGCTTTACCGATGCAAACTATGGAAGCAGCGTGTATTCTAAAAGCGGTTTTATTTTTAATTACCTCGCCAACTATTTAGGTGAAACCCTTTTTGATTCCTTGATGCACAATTATTATGAAACATGGAAATTTAAGCATCCACAACCAAACGACTTGCGCGAAATATTTGAAAAAGGGAGCAGTAAAAATTTAGATTGGTTTTTTGCTGATTTACTTTCAAGCAAAAAAAAATTGGATTATAAAATTTCGGTCATCCATAAAACAGATTCCAATTTTGTGGTGAAAATAAAAAACAAAGCGGCGATTTCAGGCCCCTTTGCGCTAAGTGCAATTAAAATTAAAGAAGTTGTAAAAACAGTCTGGCTGGATGGTTTTGAAGGCACAAAACAAGTTGCTTTTCCAATAGGAGATTATTCCTTTTTAGAAATAGACAAGGCTTGGAACATGCCTGAAATAAGGCGTTCAAACAATGTAATTCGTACCCGTGGCATTTTTAAAAAGATAGAGCCTTTGCAATTGCAATTCATTGGGAGTATCGAAAACACTGAAAAAACAACAATTAATTATTTTCCGGTAGTGGGATATAATCAGTATAATAATTTTATGGCAGGCATGGCACTCTACAATCATGCCCTGATTCAGAAACGTTTTGAATATTTAGTTATGCCAATGTATGCTGTTGGCAGCAATGATTTAAATGGTTCGATTCAATTAACTTACCATTGGAACCCCAATGGTATTTTGCAAGCCATTGAACCACATGTAGTGTTTAAAAAATATAGTTATCGCAATCGTCCGGTGCAATTGGGATTTGTGCATGCCGCTGCCGGAATAGATTTCAATTTTAGAAAAAAAAATGTGCGTAGCCCTTTGTTTCAAAAAATAAAAATCAGAAACGCTAACATCTGGGAAGATACCGCACCATACAATTATGCTGAAAAACAGTACAAAAAAGATTCCTATGCAAACAACTATTTCATTAACAGCTTATTTTATTCACTCAAAAACAAGCGAACAATAAATCCATTTGAAATAGGAATAGGAATCGAGCAAGGCAATAATTATGCGAAATCCACGCTTGAAGCACTGTATCATTTTAGTTATGAGCATCGGCGCAAAGCGGCTGAAATTAGAGTATTTGGTGGAAAATTTATTTATGAAGCGAATGCAAGCGCACAATTTGGATTTACCATGAATGGAAATAACGATTATGCGTACGACAATATTTATTTGGGAAGAAATGATGTGGAGGGTATTTTTAATCAGCAATTTTATATGAAAGATGCCGGTTTTAAAAATCTGACCTTAACTCCAAATTCAATGGATTGGATGCTAGCCGCGAATATTTTTATACCGGCACCGGGTAAAATTCCATTCGCCTTTTACAGCGATATCGGAAAAGCGGCAAGTTCCGATAAGCTTGATTATGATTGGGGTGTAGCACTAGTAATTTACCGAAATATTTTTGAGATATATGCACCGATTCAACAATCAAGTGATTTAAATCAATTGAACTATTTTGAAAAAATTAGATTTGTACTTCATTTGAATGCTTTGAATCCAATAGAACAACTAAAAAATTATTTCAATTGA
- a CDS encoding HAD hydrolase-like protein encodes MKCRAIILDLDDTIFQTKSMDANVFNDFFEHLSLNLSSQFNQVTIDAIINDLWSSAWDFVISKYNIPKEIIISSIDVLDNLDLKLTISTYPDYQFIKELSITKFLVTTSLTSLQKAKIRALNIENDFEKIVINDTFIQAKTKLDIFKELMDEYNLIPEKTIVIGDNSASEIAAGNKLNMITIQILRNGVTRGNNAKHFIHSFEELSSLINI; translated from the coding sequence ATGAAATGTAGAGCAATTATTTTAGATTTAGACGATACTATTTTCCAAACTAAGTCAATGGATGCAAACGTATTTAACGATTTTTTTGAGCATCTATCCCTCAATTTGTCATCGCAATTTAATCAAGTGACTATTGATGCCATTATTAATGATTTGTGGAGCTCTGCATGGGATTTTGTTATAAGTAAGTATAATATACCCAAAGAGATTATCATTAGTTCCATTGATGTTCTTGATAATTTGGACTTGAAATTAACTATATCAACCTATCCCGATTATCAATTTATTAAGGAACTTTCCATAACAAAATTTCTGGTTACAACGAGTCTAACCTCCCTTCAAAAGGCTAAAATTAGAGCATTGAATATTGAAAACGATTTTGAGAAAATTGTAATTAACGATACATTCATACAAGCCAAAACAAAATTGGATATTTTCAAAGAGTTGATGGATGAGTATAACCTGATACCCGAAAAGACTATTGTAATTGGCGATAATTCAGCATCAGAAATAGCAGCAGGGAACAAGTTGAATATGATAACCATTCAAATTCTTAGAAACGGAGTAACAAGAGGGAATAATGCAAAACACTTTATCCATTCGTTTGAAGAACTAAGTTCATTAATAAATATTTAA
- a CDS encoding PLP-dependent aminotransferase family protein yields the protein MNKKELLYLQLANHVEHQIKSDVLKVGDKLPSLRTLSIEKGVSITTVQQSYFELECRGLIESRPQSGYYVSYAHKYFKNVPQTSQPIIAKIEDDTEETIFTVSQNISKAKIELSAGVPSIELLPVAKMNKAIVNATRALHGGGLNYDKYGNQNLKKQIAVRSLMWGGQLNAEDIITTSGSIDAISFCMLTLAQRGDTIAVESPVYFGILHLAKNLGLNVLELPTNPFTGIEVDALKKALERKKVKLCLLVSNFSNPLGSCMPDENKKAVVELMEKHNVPLIEDDIFGDLYFGKQRPICCKTYDESGIVLLCCSFSKTLAPGYRVGWMAPGKFKEKVARTKYYHSLYTTSITHEAVGKFLENDRYENHLRKLRHTLHRNSLQFLRCISKYFPDDAKVTIPQGGLHLWVELNKKTDTLELYNTAMANKISIAPGRMFTLQNQYNNCLKLNYGLVWNEQVEGALKLLGKLAAK from the coding sequence ATGAATAAAAAGGAACTTCTGTATTTACAGCTTGCAAACCATGTGGAGCATCAGATCAAGAGCGATGTACTTAAAGTTGGTGATAAATTGCCTTCTTTAAGAACACTATCAATAGAAAAGGGTGTTAGCATTACAACTGTTCAGCAATCCTATTTTGAATTGGAATGCCGCGGTTTAATTGAATCACGTCCGCAGTCGGGCTATTATGTTTCGTATGCCCACAAGTATTTTAAAAATGTGCCGCAAACCAGTCAGCCAATTATTGCCAAAATAGAAGATGATACGGAAGAAACGATTTTTACTGTTTCGCAAAACATAAGTAAAGCCAAAATAGAGTTATCAGCAGGCGTACCTTCGATTGAATTGCTTCCAGTTGCAAAAATGAATAAAGCAATAGTGAATGCTACCCGTGCATTACATGGTGGTGGATTAAACTATGACAAGTATGGCAATCAAAATTTAAAAAAGCAAATTGCGGTACGGTCATTAATGTGGGGCGGACAATTGAATGCAGAAGATATTATAACTACATCAGGAAGTATTGATGCTATTTCTTTTTGCATGCTCACTTTAGCGCAAAGAGGCGACACAATTGCTGTCGAAAGCCCTGTATATTTTGGTATTTTGCATTTAGCAAAAAATCTTGGTTTGAATGTTTTAGAGTTACCCACCAATCCATTTACTGGAATTGAAGTAGATGCTTTGAAAAAAGCATTGGAAAGAAAAAAAGTAAAATTGTGTTTATTGGTAAGTAACTTCAGCAATCCATTAGGAAGCTGTATGCCCGATGAAAATAAAAAAGCGGTTGTGGAACTTATGGAGAAACACAACGTTCCGCTAATTGAGGATGATATATTTGGCGATTTGTATTTTGGAAAACAGCGTCCTATTTGTTGCAAAACTTATGATGAAAGTGGTATTGTTTTATTATGCTGTTCATTCTCAAAAACATTAGCACCCGGTTATCGTGTGGGCTGGATGGCTCCGGGAAAGTTCAAAGAAAAAGTTGCCCGAACAAAATATTACCATTCGCTGTATACAACTTCCATTACTCATGAAGCAGTTGGAAAATTTTTGGAAAATGACAGATATGAAAATCATTTACGAAAACTTAGACATACCCTACATAGAAACTCACTGCAGTTTTTGCGTTGCATTAGTAAATATTTTCCTGATGATGCAAAAGTAACTATACCGCAAGGCGGTTTGCATTTGTGGGTTGAACTAAACAAAAAAACTGATACTCTTGAACTTTATAATACAGCAATGGCAAACAAAATAAGTATTGCTCCGGGCAGAATGTTTACCCTTCAAAATCAATACAATAATTGCTTAAAATTGAATTATGGATTGGTTTGGAATGAGCAAGTGGAAGGTGCTTTGAAACTACTTGGAAAGCTCGCTGCAAAATAA